In a genomic window of Streptomyces noursei ATCC 11455:
- a CDS encoding glycosyltransferase, with translation MKVLHVITGLEVGGAAQQLRLLLRRLPAHCEVVTLTRPGPLAEAIEADGTRVTHLDMTGNRDLSVLRRLAGLIRAADPDLVHTHLYRACVYGRIAARMAGVRAVVATEHSLGDAVIEGRRLTRGVRTLYRATERLGSATVAVSDTVAARLRRWGVPARRIHVVPNGIEAHRFAYDPAARAALRARLGLPHDAFVVGGAGRLVPGKRFDVLVRAITQLPGVHLLLAGDGPERELLRRMAGQFGSGDRIHLLGAYGGADGPVPGDGPDIPRMLSAIDVFVSPSPDQAFGLATLEALASGLHVLYGSCPAVDDLPDDQAPGAHRFGHGVHELATALRELRRTEPGRLPVPPVVRRYDIDRSAQQLMAVYEQARDATRRARPAAKLTAPPVGPPPQGLPPGFTLPDPSPAPAPDGHSLSKR, from the coding sequence GTGAAAGTCCTGCACGTCATCACCGGCCTCGAAGTGGGCGGCGCCGCGCAGCAGCTGCGGCTGCTGCTGCGGCGGCTGCCCGCCCACTGCGAGGTCGTCACCCTGACCCGCCCCGGCCCGCTCGCCGAGGCCATCGAGGCGGACGGCACCCGCGTCACCCACCTCGACATGACCGGCAACCGCGACCTGTCGGTGCTCCGCCGCCTGGCCGGCCTGATCCGCGCCGCCGACCCCGACCTCGTCCACACCCACCTCTACCGGGCCTGCGTCTACGGCCGGATCGCCGCCCGGATGGCCGGCGTCCGGGCGGTGGTCGCCACCGAGCACTCGCTGGGCGACGCGGTCATCGAGGGCCGGCGGCTGACCCGCGGCGTCCGCACCCTGTACCGGGCCACCGAACGGCTGGGCTCGGCCACCGTCGCGGTCTCCGACACCGTCGCCGCCCGACTCCGCCGCTGGGGCGTCCCCGCGCGGCGGATCCACGTGGTGCCCAACGGCATCGAGGCGCACCGCTTCGCCTACGACCCGGCGGCCCGGGCCGCGCTCCGGGCCCGACTCGGCCTGCCGCACGACGCGTTCGTGGTCGGCGGCGCGGGCCGGCTGGTGCCCGGCAAACGGTTCGACGTCCTGGTCCGCGCGATCACCCAACTCCCCGGCGTCCACCTGCTGCTGGCCGGCGACGGACCGGAGCGGGAGCTGCTGCGGCGGATGGCCGGGCAGTTCGGCTCCGGCGACCGGATCCACCTGCTCGGCGCCTACGGCGGCGCGGACGGCCCGGTGCCCGGCGACGGGCCGGACATCCCCAGGATGCTGTCGGCCATCGACGTCTTCGTCTCCCCCTCCCCCGACCAGGCGTTCGGCCTGGCGACCCTGGAGGCCCTGGCGTCCGGTCTGCACGTCCTCTACGGCAGCTGCCCGGCCGTCGACGACCTCCCCGACGACCAGGCCCCCGGCGCCCACCGCTTCGGCCACGGCGTCCACGAACTGGCCACCGCACTGCGGGAGTTGCGCCGCACCGAGCCCGGTCGGCTGCCCGTGCCCCCGGTGGTGCGCCGCTACGACATCGACCGCAGCGCCCAGCAACTGATGGCCGTCTACGAGCAGGCCCGCGACGCGACGCGACGGGCCCGCCCGGCGGCGAAGCTCACCGCGCCTCCCGTGGGGCCCCCGCCCCAGGGCCTGCCCCCGGGCTTCACGCTGCCCGACCCGTCGCCGGCCCCGGCCCCGGACGGGCACTCGCTCTCCAAGCGCTGA